The following are from one region of the Oryzias latipes chromosome 12, ASM223467v1 genome:
- the ptges gene encoding prostaglandin E synthase produces MIRNEVFSCFLFYAVLLVIKMYVIAIITGQVRLRKKAFANPEDALRHGGLQFHREDPYVERCRRAHINDMENILPFLFLGAIYSLMGPSLFVARLHFLVFSLSRLLHTLAYLLALRAPTRSVAYTIAQIPCVSMAVQILMSVMAYA; encoded by the exons ATGATCAGAAACGAGGTCTTCTCCTGCTTCCTCTTCTATGCCGTTCTCCTCGTCATTAAAATGTACGTGATCGCGATCATAACGGGGCAAGTGAGGCTGCGCAAGAAG GCTTTTGCCAACCCGGAGGACGCTCTGAGACATGGAGGTTTGCAGTTTCACAGAGAAGATCCGTACGTGGAAAGATGCCGGAG GGCCCACATCAATGACATGGAGAACATCTTACCCTTCCTCTTCTTGGGGGCCATCTACTCCCTAATGGGACCTTCGCTTTTTGTGGCTCGCCTCCACTTCCTGGTCTTCTCCTTGAGCCGTTTGCTGCACACCCTGGCCTACCTGCTGGCTCTGAGGGCGCCCACCCGCTCCGTGGCCTACACCATCGCACAAATCCCCTGTGTGTCCATGGCTGTGCAGATCTTAATGTCAGTTATGGCGTACGCCTGA